From Acropora muricata isolate sample 2 chromosome 14, ASM3666990v1, whole genome shotgun sequence, one genomic window encodes:
- the LOC136897697 gene encoding uncharacterized protein, with translation MEACRANYDLSKFHTYSDVSKLGKVHLKRLASQLNCFSTTLGKKALVSIVCNELNISTCGNNSTGKKRRCNEIDDEETAWLPYLQKLRIWGKSISALPENIDIQDVKRFLIGSGFKDEEVKKYKTLRSWEHKQGVHSLRTQIVPCDNRLCAIQAAVNPSFSTDQDETKLVYIILQRSSAKPVYTHCTCTVGLRKDCSHIGAVLFLLCDIIAEGHEELPVDPTCTDMKCKWTDPKGANCEPKMVEDLHIYKAKFGTKPSSKIVKPSASFANKVFKCDVSQDKRLEKKLKLKNDILIANQRDSIPPIFHLIGMPSQNGQNTESQNNCEPTLDTPCEGEQLNDIDLPYCMEIELQETVSFTCQESEQNSSVSKSHRNIEVGDELISPPKYQPVSLSEIKERADKIKRKLFVTPEQKSHIEEETRDQADCEAWYRHRKPRITASKCKRAFIKHTTSPTKAMKEIMGMNSTVTLHL, from the exons ATGGAGGCTTGTCGAGCAAACTACGATTTATCGAAATTTCATACGTATTCGGATGTTTCAAAGCTCGGAAAGGTGCATTTGAAACGATTAGCATCTCAGTTAAATTGCTTTTCAACAACTTTGGGAAAAAAAGCTTTGGTAAGCATTGTTTGCAACGAGCTGAACATCTCAACTTGTGGAAACAACTCGACTGGGAAAAAGCGAAGATGTAATGAGATCGACGACGAAGAAACAGCGTGGCTTCCATACCTGCAGAAGCTTCGGATCTGGGGAAAATCAATTTCTGCTCTTCCCGAGAACATCGATATTCAGGATGTGAAACGTTTTTTGATTGGCAGTGGTTTCAAGGACGAGGAAGTAAAGAAATACAAAACTCTTCGCTCATGGGAGCATAAGCAAGGAGTTCACTCTCTGAG GACTCAAATAGTACCATGTGACAACAGACTGTGTGCCATTCAAGCTGCTGTTAATCCATCATTTTCTACTGATCAAGACGAGACAAAGCTGGTTTACATTATTTTACAAAGGAGCTCAGCAAAACCTGTCTACACACACTGTACCTGTACAGTTGGTCTAAGAAAAGACTGTAGCCATATTGgtgctgttttgtttcttctctgtGACATAATTGCAGAGGGACATGAAGAGTTGCCTGTTGACCCAACATGCACAGATATGAAGTGCAAGTGGACTGACCCTAAAGGTGCAAACTGTGAGCCAAAGATGGTAGAAGATCTTCATATTTACAAGGCTAAATTTGGAACCAAACCCTCTTCCAAGATAGTGAAACCATCTGCAAGTTTTGCTAATAAAGTGTTCAAGTGTGATGTTTCACAAGACAAAAGGTTGGAGAAGAAACTTAAGCtaaaaaatgacattttgattgCAAATCAAAGAGACAGCATTCCCCCTATTTTTCATCTAATAGGTATGCCTAGTCAAAATGGTCAAAATACTGAATCTCAAAATAATTGTGAGCCAACCTTGGACACTCCATGTGAAGGTGAACAATTAAATGACATAGATTTGCCTTATTGTATGGAAATTGAATTACAAGAAACTGTCAGCTTCACATGCCAGGAAAGTGAACAGAACTCTTCTGTCTCCAAATCACATCGTAACATAGAAGTCGGAGATGAGTTAATAAGTCCCCCTAAATACCAACCTGTCTCCCTATCTGAGATCAAAGAAAGGGCAgacaaaatcaaaagaaagttGTTTGTCACTCCAGAACAAAAATCACATATTGAAGAGGAAACAAGAGATCAAGCAGATTGTGAAGCTTGGTATAGACACAGGAAACCACGCATTACTGCCTCAAAGTGTAAAAGAGCTTTCATAAAGCATACAACCAGTCCTACTAAAGCAATGAAGGAAATAATGGGAATGAACTCAACTGTCACCCTTCATTTATGA